A single Glycine soja cultivar W05 chromosome 14, ASM419377v2, whole genome shotgun sequence DNA region contains:
- the LOC114383686 gene encoding 7-deoxyloganetin glucosyltransferase-like: MGSLEAIKKPHAVCVPFPAQGHINPMLKLAKLLHFKGFHITFVNTEYNHKRLLKARGPDSLNGLSSFRFETLADGLPQPDIEGTQHVPSLCDYTKRTCLPHFRNLLSKLNDSPDVPSVSCVVSDGIMSFTLDAAQELGVPNVLFWTTSACGFMCYVQYQQLVERDLTPLKDASYLTNGYLETSIDWIPGIKEIRLKDIPTFIRTTDPDDIMLNFARGECIRAQKASAIILNTFDALEHDILEAFSTILPPVYSIGPLNFLLNEVKDKDLNAIGSNLWKEEPGCLEWLDTKEVNTVVYVNFGSVTVMTNDQLIEFAWGLAASNKTFMWVIRPDLVIGENAILPKEFVAQTKNRGLLSSWCPQEQVLAHPAIGGFLTHNGWNSTLESVCGGVPMICWPFFAEQHTNCRFCCKEWGIGLEIEDIERGKIESLVRELMDGEKGKEMKKKALEWKRLAKVAASSPSGYSLVQFEKMIREVLIAF, translated from the exons atgggTTCTCTGGAAGCAATCAAGAAGCCCCATGCCGTGTGCGTTCCATTCCCTGCACAAGGCCATATAAACCCAATGCTGAAACTAGCAAAACTCCTTCACTTCAAAGGCTTTCACATAACCTTTGTCAACACTGAGTACAACCACAAACGCCTTCTCAAAGCGAGAGGCCCTGATTCCCTTAATGGTCTCTCTTCATTTCGTTTTGAGACCCTCGCCGACGGGCTTCCCCAGCCTGACATTGAAGGCACACAGCACGTGCCTTCGCTCTGTGACTACACCAAAAGAACTTGCTTGCCGCACTTCAGGAACCTCCTTTCCAAGCTCAATGATTCCCCGGATGTCCCTTCTGTGAGTTGTGTTGTTTCTGATGGCATCATGAGCTTCACTTTGGATGCTGCCCAAGAACTTGGCGTACCAAACGTCTTGTTTTGGACCACCAGTGCTTGTGGATTCATGTGCTACGTACAATACCAGCAACTTGTTGAAAGGGACCTTACACCGCTCAAAG ATGCTAGTTATCTCACAAATGGGTATTTGGAGACTAGCATTGATTGGATACCCGGCATCAAGGAAATTCGACTGAAGGATATCCCTACCTTCATTAGAACCACAGATCCAGATGATATCATGCTTAATTTCGCACGTGGCGAGTGCATAAGAGCTCAGAAAGCTTCTGCAATAATTTTGAACACATTTGATGCCTTAGAGCACGATATCTTGGAAGCTTTCTCAACCATTTTGCCACCTGTGTATTCCATCGGCCCTTTAAATTTTCTCTTGAATGAGGTCAAGGATAAGGACTTGAATGCAATCGGGTCCAACTTATGGAAGGAGGAGCCAGGGTGTTTGGAATGGCTCGACACAAAAGAAGTCAACACAGTGGTTTATGTGAACTTTGGAAGCGTCACGGTTATGACAAATGACCAATTGATTGAGTTTGCATGGGGACTTGCCGCCAGCAACAAAACCTTCATGTGGGTTATAAGACCAGATCTTGTGATTGGTGAAAACGCTATTTTACCTAAAGAGTTTGTGGCACAAACGAAAAATAGAGGCCTATTGTCTAGTTGGTGTCCCCAAGAGCAAGTGTTGGCTCATCCAGCAATTGGGGGGTTTTTGACACACAACGGCTGGAATTCAACGTTGGAAAGTGTGTGTGGAGGTGTTCCAATGATATGTTGGCCTTTTTTTGCAGAGCAACATACCAATTGTCGGTTCTGTTGCAAGGAGTGGGGGATTGGGTTGGAGATTGAGGATATTGAGAGGGGCAAAATAGAGAGCCTTGTGAGGGAGTTGATGGATGGTGAAAAGGGTAAAGAGATGAAAAAGAAAGCTTTGGAGTGGAAAAGATTGGCAAAAGTGGCAGCTTCTAGTCCAAGTGGGTACTCGTTGGTTCAATTTGAGAAAATGATTCGTGAAGTTCTTATAGCATTTTGA
- the LOC114384134 gene encoding uncharacterized protein LOC114384134, with protein sequence MRWKVGDREKIRFWKDKWINQHESLAKRYPRLFIISSQQNHTIRQMGIHNDKGWEWKFSWRRLLFDNEIDTTINFLREVEGQSIQQQQTDIWEWLGDPSGNYSTPSAYNLIWEEIVGGQKEDWSMELWKTKIPSKIAVFTWRLCRGRLPTKENLRKRHMQINNMLCPFYSGAMEDESHLFIHCIKIQPIWWESMSWMNIKGTFPFSPKQHFMQHSSIQIEGLRAKRWRYWWLAVTWSIWKLRNRILFANAEFDTNRLFEDAIFIVWTWLRQFEKDFTVHYNQWSSNIRQGFLFM encoded by the coding sequence atgAGGTGGAAGGTGGGGGATAGAGAGAAAATTAGATTCTGGAAAGACAAATGGATTAATCAACATGAATCACTAGCAAAAAGGTACCCCAGGCTGTTTATCATATCCTCACAGCAGAATCACACCATTAGGCAGATGGGAATTCACAATGACAAGGGCTGGGAATGGAAATTTTCATGGAGAAGACTGCTTTTTGACAATGAAATTGATACAACCATCAATTTTCTTAGGGAGGTAGAAGGACAAAGCATACAGCAACAGCAAACTGACATTTGGGAGTGGCTAGGAGATCCATCAGGGAATTACTCAACTCCCAGCGCTTACAATCTGATATGGGAGGAAATTGTTGGTGGTCAGAAGGAGGATTGGAGTATGGAACTATGGAAGACAAAGATACCTAGCAAAATTGCGGTATTCACTTGGAGATTATGCAGGGGCAGATTGCCCACAAAAGAGAATCTGCGCAAAAGGCACATGCAGATCAACAATATGCTTTGCCCTTTCTACAGTGGAGCTATGGAAGATGAATCTCACCTATTTATTCATTGCATCAAAATCCAACCAATTTGGTGGGAATCGATGTCATGGATGAATATCAAAGGCACTTTCCCTTTCAGCCCGAAACAGCACTTCATGCAGCATAGCTCTATCCAGATCGAAGGATTAAGGGCTAAGCGATGGAGGTATTGGTGGTTGGCAGTAACATGGTCTATATGGAAGCTTAGAAACAGAATTTTGTTTGCAAATGCAGAATTTGATACTAATCGGCTTTTTGAAGATGCTATCTTTATAGTTTGGACTTGGCTTAGACAATTTGAGAAAGACTTCACAGTCCACTATAATCAGTGGTCAAGCAATATTAGACAAGGTTTTTTGTTTATGTAG
- the LOC114384133 gene encoding uncharacterized protein LOC114384133, with the protein MMREAVSNQCFTSFLVGSNKVPIDVLQYADDTIFFGETSMANVKTVKVILRSFELVSRLRINFAKSKFGAIGQSEEWCLHAANYLNYALLQFPFCYLGIPIGVNPKRKVVWNPILRKFEDRLNRAPKAVINRLFAIQRQFLWGGNQEGKKIAWMGRGNQILFWEDAWAEDGIPLKDQFPDLYRISRFTSTAAFRKISTAAYLRKKFCSICSMWVEK; encoded by the exons ATGATGAGGGAAGCAGTATCAAATCAATGCTTTACAAGCTTTTTGGTGGGGAGCAATAAGGTGCCTATAGATGTTCTTCAATACGCTGACGATACGATATTCTTTGGAGAAACATCTATGGCAAATGTAAAAACTGTGAAGGTTATTCTCAGAAGTTTTGAGTTGGTTTCTAGATTGAGAATTAATTTTGCTAAGAGCAAATTTGGAGCTATTGGTCAATCTGAGGAGTGGTGTCTTCATGCTGCAAACTACCTCAATTATGCTTTGCTCCAATTTCCTTTCTGCTATTTAGGTATTCCGATTGGTGTCAATCCCAAAAGAAAAGTGGTGTGGAATCCTATACTTAGGAAATTTGAGGATAGGCTGAACAG GGCCCCTAAAGCAGTGATCAATAGGTTATTTGCCATTCAAAGACAATTTCTTTGGGGAGGTAACCAAGAAGGGAAGAAGATTGCATGG ATGGGTAGGGGTAACCAAATCCTGTTCTGGGAAGATGCATGGGCTGAGGATGGGATTCCCCTCAAAGACCAATTTCCAGATTTATATCGAATTTCCAGATTTACAAGCACTGCagcttttagaaaaataagcaCTGCAGCTTATTTAAGGAAGAAATTCTGCAGCATTTGCAGTATGTGGGTGGAAAAATAA